From a single Candoia aspera isolate rCanAsp1 chromosome 10, rCanAsp1.hap2, whole genome shotgun sequence genomic region:
- the LOC134503668 gene encoding phospholipase A2 inhibitor and Ly6/PLAUR domain-containing protein-like: MEIVECGTDQTVCLSGTFRTTYSTKLSNTWLQERQLSSSMNTMAAGIVVFCFFSSILSTVASLKCQTCLVSGNECKEEDVKMVECKDNEEFCFSIIANTTLTNVSMTLMIKGCLKPEECHEGFYSTTTINDRYELANMHCCQTDGCNSEPLLLPNYEELQPNGLQCPGCYVQDADSCEGHQPVICLSTEDQCLKVTSSIQAFGNYTDKYSFQGCTTKKSCAYSTGEFQLVDGMFNFNVSTLECRNASYHYPDLK; encoded by the exons GTACAAAGCTGAGCAACACTTGGCTTCAGGAAAGGCAGTTGAGTAGTTCTATGAACACGATGGCTGCTGGGATTGTCgtcttctgtttcttctcttcaATCTTATCAACAG TGGCATCTCTAAAGTGCCAAACGTGTCTTGTCTCTGGAAATGAATGTAAAGAAGAGGATGTGAAGATGGTGGAGTGCAAAGAcaatgaagaattttgcttttctaTTATTGCTAATACTACTTTAA ccaatgtTTCCATGACTTTAATGATCAAGGGATGCTTAAAACCTGAGGAATGTCATGAAGGCTTCTACAGCACAACCACCATCAATGACAGATATGAACTGGCAAATATGCACTGTTGCCAGACTGATGGCTGCAATTCAGAACCTCTTCTGT TGCCAAATTATGAAGAGCTTCAACCAAATGGGTTACAATGCCCTGGCTGCTATGTACAAGATGCAGATTCTTGTGAAGGCCATCAACCTGTGATCTGCCTCAGCACAGAGGATCAGTGTCTCAAAGTGACTTCCAGCATACAGGCAT TTGGAAATTACACCGACAAGTACAGTTTCCAAGGATGTACAACAAAGAAATCATGTGCCTACTCTACAGGAGAGTTTCAGCTAGTCGATGGGATGTTTAATTTCAACGTCTCCACATTGGAATGCAGAAACGCATCTTATCATTATCCTGATCTTAAATAG